A stretch of Gemmatimonas aurantiaca T-27 DNA encodes these proteins:
- a CDS encoding response regulator codes for MAFNVLVVDDSAVMRQMVVRTLRMSGLPLGQVHEAGNGEEGLFTLQEQWVDLLLLDINMPVMNGEEMLRRLRANPETEQLPVIVVSTEGSETRLHALQELGAAIVRKPFAPETLRDTILRITGVTDVEYYGPVSVASDDSDF; via the coding sequence ATGGCCTTCAACGTTCTGGTAGTGGACGACAGTGCCGTCATGAGGCAGATGGTCGTCCGGACATTGCGAATGAGTGGACTTCCCCTGGGCCAGGTGCATGAAGCCGGCAATGGTGAGGAAGGACTCTTTACGCTGCAGGAGCAGTGGGTCGACCTGCTGCTGCTGGATATCAACATGCCCGTCATGAATGGCGAGGAGATGCTGCGGCGTCTGCGTGCCAATCCCGAGACGGAGCAACTGCCGGTGATCGTGGTCTCCACGGAAGGCAGTGAAACACGATTGCATGCGCTGCAGGAACTTGGCGCCGCGATCGTGCGCAAACCCTTCGCGCCAGAGACGCTGCGCGACACCATTCTGCGTATAACGGGAGTCACCGATGTCGAATACTACGGTCCGGTCTCTGTCGCGAGCGACGATAGCGACTTTTGA
- a CDS encoding chemotaxis protein CheX yields MSNTTVRSLSRATIATFEELALLFPETEPTPEQAAAPLDVAVSVEFRGPLIGRLVVRASSVVLPALAANMLGADQSRHLPLQRDALGEIANVICGNVLPLIAGSDVIFNLAAPLVHEGGALPSRDRDEPSARVEIGVEEGRVETLLYLFGERHADTPSAQAVAAA; encoded by the coding sequence ATGTCGAATACTACGGTCCGGTCTCTGTCGCGAGCGACGATAGCGACTTTTGAGGAGCTCGCGCTCCTCTTCCCCGAGACGGAGCCGACGCCCGAACAGGCTGCGGCGCCGCTCGATGTGGCGGTGTCCGTGGAATTTCGCGGTCCGCTGATCGGTCGTCTCGTGGTGCGTGCATCCAGCGTGGTGTTGCCGGCCCTCGCCGCCAACATGTTGGGCGCCGACCAGTCGCGGCACCTGCCGCTGCAGCGCGACGCACTCGGCGAAATTGCCAATGTCATTTGCGGAAACGTCCTGCCGCTCATCGCCGGCTCGGACGTGATCTTCAATCTGGCTGCTCCATTGGTGCATGAAGGCGGCGCGCTGCCGTCCCGTGACCGCGATGAGCCGTCGGCGCGTGTGGAGATCGGCGTGGAGGAAGGGCGGGTGGAAACGCTGCTCTATCTCTTCGGCGAGCGCCATGCGGATACGCCGTCGGCGCAGGCGGTCGCTGCGGCGTGA
- a CDS encoding protein-glutamate methylesterase/protein-glutamine glutaminase, whose amino-acid sequence MTRVLIVDDSALVRRILSEALSKHDDIEVVGTATDPYVARERIAQLKPDVITLDIEMPRMDGLSFLSKLMRHFPLPVVVCSSLTPQNSETALRALALGAVEVIAKPGSSLGAGDIVEDLARAVRTASHARVVRRIESAEPPTARPAIATFNATNKVIALGASTGGTQALEQVLRRFPVDAPGTVIVQHMPEHFTASFAKRLDSVCSIRVQEAKDGDYVVSGLALVAPGGKHLVLQASGARWVCRVKDGPKVHHQRPAVDVLFQSVARSAGRNAVGAVLTGMGADGAKGLLAMREAGAYTVAQNEDTCVVYGMPREAVKLDAAVDVLPLGDVADALLNAVKSRSTHVTP is encoded by the coding sequence GTGACGCGTGTACTGATCGTCGACGATTCGGCGCTGGTTCGGCGCATCCTCAGTGAGGCGCTGTCCAAACACGACGATATCGAGGTCGTGGGCACGGCCACCGATCCGTATGTGGCTCGCGAACGTATCGCACAGCTCAAGCCGGATGTCATCACGCTGGATATCGAAATGCCCCGCATGGACGGACTGTCGTTCCTGTCCAAGCTGATGCGGCATTTTCCGCTGCCGGTGGTGGTCTGCAGTTCACTGACACCACAAAACAGCGAGACCGCCTTGCGCGCACTGGCCCTCGGGGCGGTGGAGGTCATCGCCAAGCCAGGTTCTTCGCTGGGTGCCGGTGATATCGTGGAAGACCTCGCCCGGGCGGTGCGCACCGCTTCGCATGCGCGCGTGGTACGTCGTATCGAAAGTGCCGAACCACCCACGGCGCGTCCGGCCATTGCGACCTTCAATGCCACCAACAAGGTGATTGCGCTCGGCGCTTCCACCGGTGGCACGCAGGCCCTCGAGCAGGTGCTGCGACGATTCCCCGTCGATGCACCGGGCACAGTGATCGTGCAGCATATGCCGGAGCATTTCACGGCATCCTTTGCCAAGCGTCTCGATTCCGTGTGCTCCATCCGCGTGCAGGAGGCGAAGGATGGGGATTATGTCGTGTCCGGACTCGCGCTCGTGGCGCCGGGTGGCAAGCATCTGGTGCTGCAGGCCAGCGGGGCACGATGGGTGTGCCGGGTGAAGGACGGTCCCAAGGTGCATCACCAGCGGCCTGCCGTGGACGTGCTCTTTCAGAGTGTGGCCCGCAGCGCCGGTCGCAATGCGGTGGGGGCGGTGCTGACCGGTATGGGTGCCGATGGTGCCAAGGGACTGCTCGCCATGCGCGAAGCCGGTGCCTATACGGTGGCGCAGAACGAAGACACCTGTGTGGTATATGGCATGCCGCGCGAAGCGGTGAAGCTCGATGCGGCGGTCGATGTGCTGCCCCTGGGTGATGTCGCTGATGCGCTGTTGAACGCCGTGAAGTCCCGCAGTACGCACGTGACGCCGTAA
- a CDS encoding sensor histidine kinase — protein sequence MPSPTNTASNETLVRFARRISHDLNNFSTVVRTYSELLLSELPPDSSTYADVSEIQRAAESMVQYLARVTRFARAGAMRRVPMDVSSGIAEAVEQFGREHPTREVAMSLAPGVSILADQIWWRDVMAEVLLNAHEAAPPESRITVAVQALGDRVEVTVTDTGSGVSTSLGDQVMEPFVSGKQGVRGAGIGLALVAAFLEVVNGSIAFEREDGRTTVRLEMPAAN from the coding sequence ATGCCGTCTCCCACAAATACCGCATCGAATGAAACGCTGGTGCGTTTCGCGAGGCGGATTTCGCATGACCTGAACAACTTTTCCACGGTCGTGCGGACCTACAGCGAGCTGCTACTGTCGGAACTGCCGCCGGATTCGTCGACGTATGCTGACGTCAGTGAGATCCAGCGGGCGGCAGAGAGCATGGTGCAATACCTCGCCCGGGTGACACGATTCGCCCGGGCCGGTGCGATGCGTCGGGTGCCGATGGACGTGAGCAGTGGTATCGCGGAAGCCGTCGAGCAGTTCGGCCGCGAACATCCGACTCGCGAGGTCGCGATGTCGCTCGCCCCCGGGGTCTCCATCCTGGCCGACCAGATCTGGTGGCGGGATGTCATGGCGGAGGTGCTCCTGAATGCCCATGAGGCAGCGCCACCGGAGTCCCGTATCACGGTGGCGGTGCAGGCGCTCGGTGATCGCGTCGAAGTCACGGTGACCGATACCGGCAGCGGTGTGTCCACATCGCTCGGCGATCAGGTGATGGAGCCGTTTGTGTCTGGCAAACAGGGCGTGCGCGGCGCGGGCATCGGCCTGGCACTGGTTGCCGCGTTCCTCGAAGTGGTGAACGGGTCCATTGCCTTCGAGCGCGAGGACGGCCGCACCACGGTGCGCCTGGAGATGCCGGCCGCCAACTGA
- a CDS encoding DNA-3-methyladenine glycosylase family protein produces MRDVSAPAPASAIAKPLTTRRLTQAIAELSERDTRLGAAIAAVGPCTLLPRTEGTHFGHLARNIVYQQLSGSAATTIHGRFLKHVSAHLGVETEHPTPESVLGIDDDALRGCGLSVAKVRAIKDLAQHVIDGRLPLDRLDVMSDQEIIDALVPVRGIGPWTAQMFLMFRLGRPDVLPVLDLGVRKGAQRIYRTRALPDAARLEKIAKTWRPWASVASWYCWRVLDLEDAGGW; encoded by the coding sequence GTGCGGGACGTTTCAGCTCCCGCACCCGCTTCGGCGATTGCCAAGCCACTGACCACCCGTCGACTCACGCAGGCGATCGCCGAGCTTTCCGAGCGAGATACTCGGCTTGGCGCGGCGATTGCCGCCGTGGGGCCCTGCACGCTGCTGCCCCGTACCGAAGGGACACACTTCGGGCACCTCGCCCGCAACATCGTGTATCAGCAACTCTCCGGGTCCGCCGCTACGACGATTCACGGACGTTTCCTGAAACACGTGTCGGCGCATCTCGGTGTGGAAACCGAGCACCCGACGCCGGAGTCGGTGCTCGGGATCGACGATGACGCGCTGCGCGGATGTGGTCTGTCGGTGGCCAAAGTGCGGGCCATCAAGGACCTCGCGCAGCATGTCATCGACGGGCGGCTACCGCTCGATCGCCTCGATGTCATGTCGGATCAGGAGATCATTGACGCGCTGGTCCCGGTCCGTGGGATTGGTCCGTGGACGGCCCAGATGTTTCTGATGTTCCGACTGGGTCGCCCCGATGTGTTGCCGGTGCTCGATCTTGGCGTGCGCAAAGGAGCACAGCGCATCTATCGCACGAGGGCCCTTCCGGACGCGGCACGCCTCGAGAAGATCGCAAAGACCTGGCGGCCGTGGGCGAGCGTGGCCAGTTGGTATTGCTGGCGGGTGCTCGATCTCGAAGACGCTGGCGGTTGGTGA
- a CDS encoding TIGR01777 family oxidoreductase encodes MDDRRDETSSEAHGEFVRRVHTPVSVEELFAWHERPGAFQRLSPPWEDMELLVPHEGIHDGARVTVRMHTGPVPSTWRIEHRDYVANRQFRDVQLEGPFDEWVHTHRFEADGRGSVLEDHIRYALPLGVVGEMAAGWFTRDTLDRVFTYRHRLLVNDLARHAAYAERPRLRIAITGASGFIGTQLSAFLTTGGHEVVRIGRGDVRPGVVDVAWNPERGQLDPRALEGIDAVVHLAGASIADRWTKAHREAIRSSRVEGTSLLAHTLAQLDRKPAVLLSGSAIGYYGDRRDEVLDESSVPGDDYLAQTAVLWEGATAPAERAGIRVVHLRTGIVQGARGGALAKLAPLFRWGVGGKLGDGSQWMSPIALSDHMAAVHFCLMEGAVRGPVNLVIPEAVTNDEYTRVMGEVLHRPTLATAPAFALRMVLGAEMADLTVLASQRVRPGVLERAGFRWDFPELEGMLRFELGA; translated from the coding sequence ATGGACGACAGGCGCGACGAAACATCCAGCGAAGCGCACGGTGAGTTCGTTCGGCGGGTGCACACGCCGGTGTCCGTCGAAGAGCTCTTTGCCTGGCACGAGCGACCGGGCGCGTTTCAGCGACTGTCGCCACCGTGGGAAGACATGGAACTGCTGGTGCCGCATGAAGGCATTCACGACGGTGCACGCGTCACCGTGCGCATGCACACCGGCCCGGTGCCATCCACGTGGCGCATCGAACACCGCGACTATGTCGCCAATCGACAGTTTCGCGATGTGCAGCTCGAAGGTCCGTTCGACGAGTGGGTGCATACCCACCGTTTCGAAGCGGACGGACGTGGCAGTGTCCTCGAGGACCATATCCGCTATGCGTTGCCCCTTGGTGTCGTCGGTGAGATGGCCGCCGGATGGTTCACCCGGGATACCCTCGATCGGGTTTTCACCTACCGCCATCGTTTGCTCGTGAATGATCTGGCACGACATGCGGCCTACGCGGAACGGCCACGTCTGCGCATTGCCATCACCGGTGCGAGCGGATTCATCGGCACCCAACTGTCGGCGTTTCTGACCACTGGTGGTCACGAGGTTGTGCGCATTGGTCGTGGCGACGTACGGCCTGGCGTGGTGGATGTCGCCTGGAATCCCGAGCGCGGACAATTGGATCCCCGTGCGCTCGAGGGCATCGACGCCGTGGTGCATCTGGCTGGTGCATCCATCGCGGATCGGTGGACCAAGGCACATCGTGAGGCCATCCGATCGAGTCGGGTGGAGGGCACGTCGCTGTTGGCGCATACGTTGGCACAGCTCGATCGCAAACCGGCGGTGTTGCTCAGCGGGTCGGCCATCGGGTATTACGGCGACCGCCGTGACGAGGTGCTCGATGAATCGAGTGTGCCCGGCGACGACTACCTCGCACAGACGGCCGTCTTGTGGGAAGGTGCGACCGCACCTGCTGAACGCGCCGGTATTCGTGTGGTGCATTTGCGCACCGGCATTGTGCAGGGGGCTCGTGGAGGCGCTCTTGCCAAGCTGGCGCCCCTCTTCCGTTGGGGGGTCGGCGGGAAGCTCGGCGACGGTTCGCAGTGGATGAGCCCCATCGCGTTGTCCGATCACATGGCCGCGGTGCACTTCTGCCTCATGGAAGGTGCGGTGCGCGGGCCGGTCAATCTGGTCATTCCCGAAGCCGTCACCAACGACGAGTACACGCGTGTGATGGGGGAGGTGCTGCATCGCCCGACCTTGGCCACCGCACCGGCTTTTGCCTTGCGGATGGTGCTGGGGGCTGAAATGGCCGACCTGACCGTGTTGGCCAGTCAGCGGGTCCGTCCTGGCGTGCTCGAACGTGCGGGGTTCCGGTGGGACTTTCCAGAACTGGAAGGCATGCTGCGTTTCGAGCTGGGCGCGTAG
- a CDS encoding carboxypeptidase regulatory-like domain-containing protein, with protein MLIPAFAVCVAILGAPSAAIAQAHIQGIVLDSLRTRAPLVGATVVIVEQNRYTTSDSLGRFRFDGVPLGRATLGVLHPLLDSLDLQLPPTAVDVVASGAVATVTIPPAVRMYAQLCADGRDNDGGVIVGRVRDIDDGTPIVGAAVATEWLEYTVGSNGSTPKGVAMAARSDAKGMFVLCNVPTQVPLSVRVRHNGVVAGPSRVVLDDRLLGRTELGMSLRDTAARHVSVVDSIISRDNVRGTAMLRGRILRADRSPAAFAAVGVIGTGRVTRADSSGLFSLEGIAAGTRTIDIRSVGSLPTLQSLEFATGAVLDTSFVLAPLPQILPTLKTSERYRASFEQAGFYDRRRMGLGAFVTESDIRRHGAVDLTNALIGVRGIRVDGGVVRGMPYMRGFGQSTCIPVFFVDGLRFLVDGPWPGPGVVYPYSDLLGVIPGSQIKGIEVYASAGSIPPQYHVPAEGCGSIVIWTR; from the coding sequence ATGCTGATTCCCGCATTCGCGGTGTGTGTTGCCATCCTCGGTGCACCCTCTGCGGCCATTGCACAGGCGCACATCCAGGGCATTGTGCTGGATTCGTTACGAACGCGCGCGCCGCTGGTCGGTGCCACCGTGGTGATCGTCGAGCAGAATCGCTACACGACGAGTGATTCACTGGGACGCTTTCGATTTGACGGTGTGCCGCTTGGGCGCGCCACGCTGGGCGTGTTGCACCCGTTGCTCGATTCGCTCGATTTGCAGTTGCCGCCCACGGCCGTCGACGTTGTGGCCTCGGGCGCCGTGGCCACGGTGACGATCCCACCGGCCGTGCGCATGTATGCGCAACTGTGCGCCGATGGACGCGACAACGATGGCGGGGTCATAGTTGGGCGGGTGCGTGATATCGACGATGGCACGCCGATCGTCGGGGCGGCCGTGGCCACCGAGTGGTTGGAGTACACGGTGGGGTCGAACGGCTCAACGCCGAAGGGCGTCGCGATGGCGGCACGCTCCGACGCCAAGGGCATGTTTGTATTGTGCAATGTACCGACGCAGGTGCCTCTGTCGGTGCGGGTACGGCACAATGGCGTGGTGGCCGGGCCGTCGCGTGTCGTGCTCGACGATCGTTTGCTGGGGCGGACCGAGTTGGGGATGAGCCTGCGAGACACGGCGGCGCGTCATGTGAGTGTGGTGGATTCCATCATATCGCGCGACAACGTCCGTGGTACGGCGATGCTGCGTGGTCGCATTCTTCGGGCGGACCGTTCGCCGGCTGCGTTCGCGGCTGTCGGTGTCATAGGCACGGGTCGGGTGACCCGCGCGGACAGTAGCGGCCTATTCAGCCTGGAAGGCATCGCCGCAGGTACTCGAACCATCGATATCCGTTCGGTCGGATCTTTGCCGACGCTGCAGAGTCTGGAGTTTGCCACCGGCGCTGTGCTGGATACCAGCTTCGTGCTCGCGCCATTGCCGCAGATACTGCCGACGTTGAAGACATCCGAGCGATACCGTGCCAGTTTCGAACAGGCAGGATTCTATGATCGGCGGCGGATGGGACTTGGTGCCTTCGTGACGGAAAGCGATATCCGTCGGCATGGCGCCGTGGATCTGACGAACGCTCTCATTGGAGTCCGGGGCATCCGGGTGGATGGAGGCGTAGTCCGTGGAATGCCGTACATGCGCGGCTTTGGCCAGTCGACCTGTATTCCGGTGTTCTTTGTCGACGGTCTGCGGTTCCTGGTGGATGGCCCGTGGCCGGGGCCTGGTGTCGTCTACCCATACAGTGATCTGCTCGGTGTCATACCCGGATCACAGATCAAAGGCATTGAAGTGTACGCCAGCGCCGGCAGTATTCCGCCGCAGTATCACGTGCCTGCCGAGGGATGCGGGTCCATCGTGATCTGGACCCGTTGA
- a CDS encoding dihydrodipicolinate synthase family protein has translation MGVSDSTAVFNVRRHLQQGQVIPAHPLALTPSRTLDERHQRALTRYYVAAGAGGMAVGVHTTGFPIHDAKIGLYRPVLELAAETAATALTNDPRPFVRVAGLIGDTAQALREAQMALSLGYHCGLLSLGAWREHTDAEIIAHCRRVAEAIPLFGFYLQPAVGGRRLSYTFWREFAEIANVVAIKVAPFDRYATLDVVRALADAGRDDIALYTGNDDAIVPDLVTDVPVTSGGRAYTRHFVGGLLGQWAVWTSRAVEMLREIQAWRASGATSLPNAWLTRGAALTMANAVIFDAANGYRGCLPGILEVLRRQGLVRGTWTFDTHEQLSSGQADLLTRLQTLHPELVDDAFIDLHRDAFFR, from the coding sequence ATGGGCGTTTCTGACAGCACCGCGGTGTTCAACGTGCGGCGGCACTTGCAGCAGGGGCAGGTGATCCCCGCCCATCCGTTGGCGCTCACGCCCTCGCGCACGTTGGACGAGCGACATCAGCGGGCGTTGACGCGCTACTACGTGGCCGCCGGTGCGGGCGGCATGGCCGTTGGCGTGCACACTACCGGCTTTCCGATCCACGATGCCAAGATCGGCCTGTATCGTCCGGTGCTCGAGTTGGCCGCAGAAACGGCGGCGACGGCACTGACCAATGATCCACGTCCTTTCGTGCGTGTCGCAGGGCTCATCGGCGATACGGCCCAGGCGTTGCGCGAAGCCCAGATGGCGTTGTCTCTCGGCTATCACTGCGGGCTGTTGTCATTGGGTGCATGGCGTGAGCACACCGACGCCGAGATCATTGCGCACTGCCGTCGCGTCGCGGAGGCCATTCCGCTGTTCGGGTTCTATCTCCAGCCGGCCGTTGGTGGTCGTCGACTGAGTTACACGTTCTGGCGGGAGTTCGCGGAAATCGCAAACGTAGTGGCCATCAAGGTGGCGCCGTTCGATCGGTATGCCACTTTGGACGTGGTGCGTGCACTGGCCGACGCCGGACGCGACGACATCGCGCTGTACACCGGCAACGACGATGCCATCGTGCCCGATCTGGTGACCGATGTGCCGGTCACCAGTGGAGGCCGTGCGTATACTCGGCACTTTGTCGGCGGACTGCTCGGGCAGTGGGCCGTGTGGACCTCGCGTGCCGTGGAAATGCTGCGCGAGATTCAGGCCTGGCGCGCCAGCGGTGCCACCTCGCTACCGAATGCGTGGCTGACACGTGGAGCGGCGCTCACAATGGCCAATGCCGTGATCTTCGATGCCGCCAACGGGTATCGTGGCTGCCTGCCAGGTATTCTCGAGGTGCTCCGCCGACAGGGGTTGGTGCGTGGCACCTGGACCTTCGACACGCACGAGCAACTCTCGTCGGGTCAGGCGGACCTTCTGACACGGCTGCAGACCCTGCACCCGGAGCTTGTCGATGATGCTTTCATCGACCTGCACCGGGACGCGTTCTTTCGCTGA
- a CDS encoding NAD-dependent epimerase/dehydratase family protein, which translates to MNAPRTEAELEARLSEPDDATVSALTSLDGDVLVLGAGGKMGPSLVRMARRALDGTSRRVIAVSRFSDATAATALEALGVQVIRADLADPHAVAALPHAPNVLWLAGQKFGTSGDPVGTWTQNVVASVHVAERYAGSRIVCFSTGNVYGRVVLPSDGSRETDVLRPDGEYAASCIGRERVFQSVTHRTGSPLLLYRLFYANDLRYGVVTEVARKVLNGEPVALDTGYVNVIWQGDANRLALRALGEASVDAHQQPLNVTGPTVSVRTIAECVARHAEVPVTFSGAEGTEALIGDVTALTQRLPHQALPLETLCAWAVRWIRDGGRLLAKPTKFEVRDGRF; encoded by the coding sequence ATGAACGCGCCGCGCACCGAAGCGGAGCTGGAGGCACGGCTCTCCGAACCCGATGATGCCACCGTCAGTGCGCTGACGTCGCTCGATGGCGATGTGCTGGTGTTGGGCGCGGGTGGCAAGATGGGCCCCTCGCTGGTACGCATGGCACGGCGCGCACTCGACGGCACGTCACGACGTGTGATCGCGGTGTCGCGATTCAGCGATGCCACCGCGGCGACTGCTCTGGAAGCGCTGGGTGTGCAGGTGATTCGGGCGGATCTCGCCGACCCGCACGCGGTCGCCGCGCTGCCCCACGCACCAAACGTGCTGTGGCTGGCCGGACAGAAGTTCGGCACATCAGGGGACCCCGTGGGCACCTGGACGCAGAATGTGGTGGCGTCCGTCCATGTCGCCGAGCGCTACGCCGGATCACGCATCGTGTGTTTCAGCACGGGCAATGTGTACGGGCGCGTGGTGCTGCCAAGCGATGGTTCGCGTGAAACCGATGTATTGCGCCCCGACGGCGAGTATGCCGCCTCGTGCATCGGCCGCGAACGGGTGTTTCAGAGCGTGACACATCGTACGGGCTCGCCCTTGTTGCTGTATCGCCTGTTCTATGCGAACGACCTGCGCTACGGTGTGGTCACGGAAGTGGCGCGCAAGGTACTGAACGGCGAACCGGTGGCGCTGGACACCGGGTACGTGAACGTCATCTGGCAGGGCGACGCCAATCGCCTGGCGCTGCGCGCGCTTGGCGAAGCCTCGGTCGACGCCCATCAACAGCCGCTCAATGTCACCGGCCCGACGGTCAGCGTGCGGACGATCGCCGAGTGTGTGGCGCGCCACGCTGAGGTGCCCGTGACCTTCAGTGGCGCAGAGGGTACCGAGGCGCTGATCGGGGATGTGACCGCACTGACGCAACGATTGCCACACCAGGCCTTGCCGCTGGAGACACTCTGCGCATGGGCGGTACGCTGGATCCGCGATGGGGGTCGCCTGCTGGCCAAGCCCACCAAATTCGAGGTGCGTGATGGGCGTTTCTGA
- a CDS encoding lysophospholipid acyltransferase family protein, giving the protein MIGTVLNWWAWVETVVCVLIGTPIVAIVYAFTAPFDKGRYAAGRAFRLVAVCATRINGLWSFHTRGRLADPRRPYVVVANHESYADVFLISCFPWEMKWLSKDTMFKIPCMGWMMQMAGDVKLVRGNRDSTLDAIAQCRDRLAKRVSVMIFPEGTRSRTSEMLPFKDGAFRLAIESGAPILPIAVAGTRNAMAKGTFRFLRSRALAEMLEPIETKGMTMADIGTLKQMTRERIDAGRRRLSAELGLPKCATDSAET; this is encoded by the coding sequence ATGATCGGTACGGTGCTGAATTGGTGGGCGTGGGTGGAAACCGTGGTGTGTGTGCTTATCGGCACACCAATCGTGGCCATCGTGTACGCCTTCACCGCGCCTTTCGACAAGGGACGGTATGCGGCGGGACGGGCATTCCGACTCGTGGCCGTCTGCGCCACCCGCATCAATGGCCTCTGGAGCTTCCACACCCGCGGACGACTGGCCGACCCACGACGTCCGTATGTCGTGGTCGCCAATCATGAGTCCTATGCCGACGTCTTCCTCATCAGCTGCTTTCCGTGGGAAATGAAGTGGCTGAGCAAGGATACGATGTTCAAGATCCCCTGCATGGGTTGGATGATGCAGATGGCCGGCGATGTGAAGCTGGTGCGTGGCAATCGCGACTCGACGCTCGATGCCATCGCGCAGTGTCGGGACCGCCTCGCAAAGCGCGTGAGCGTGATGATCTTCCCCGAGGGCACCCGCTCACGCACATCGGAAATGCTGCCGTTCAAAGACGGCGCCTTCCGGTTGGCGATCGAGAGTGGCGCGCCGATCCTGCCCATCGCCGTGGCCGGGACACGCAACGCCATGGCCAAGGGCACGTTTCGTTTCCTGCGCTCGCGGGCGTTGGCCGAGATGCTGGAGCCCATCGAGACCAAGGGCATGACGATGGCCGATATCGGCACGCTCAAGCAGATGACCCGCGAACGTATCGATGCGGGGCGTCGTAGGCTTTCGGCCGAACTGGGCCTGCCCAAGTGCGCCACCGACAGCGCGGAGACCTGA
- a CDS encoding SufE family protein, with amino-acid sequence MSDPSDLPPTLARTLRQFRLLGREDKMQALLAWSKKLEPLPERFATLDRAAFTVPECQTRVDIFPERQADGTMHFYADVNARQSPTVAAVLAITFAAVNDQPPSVTLALPSDYVRLLMTDIGLGAREAGLAAMVARLKRFATDPTPAAVSPPSP; translated from the coding sequence ATGTCCGACCCGTCCGATCTCCCGCCCACACTTGCCAGGACGCTGCGCCAATTCCGGCTGCTCGGCCGCGAAGACAAGATGCAGGCGCTGCTGGCTTGGTCGAAGAAGCTGGAGCCGCTGCCGGAGCGCTTCGCCACGCTCGATCGCGCGGCGTTCACCGTGCCGGAGTGCCAGACGCGGGTGGACATTTTTCCCGAACGGCAGGCCGACGGCACGATGCACTTCTACGCCGACGTGAACGCGCGCCAGTCCCCCACGGTGGCGGCGGTACTAGCCATCACCTTTGCGGCGGTGAATGATCAGCCGCCGTCGGTGACGCTGGCGTTGCCGTCGGACTATGTGCGGCTGCTCATGACCGATATCGGACTCGGCGCGCGGGAGGCGGGACTGGCTGCCATGGTGGCGCGTCTCAAACGCTTTGCCACCGATCCAACTCCTGCCGCTGTATCGCCCCCCTCTCCTTGA
- a CDS encoding HlyD family secretion protein: MTAVLLGVSASACRSATSTSTAVGTLEMIEVDVGPLQPARAVRVLVNEGDVVRVGDTLAVFSTPTLAASTAQAEARADAAGQNARDIARGARPEEIARAEAELRAADADAERTAADLARLEPLAASSNVSRATLDAARAGARMAAARRDAARDVLALLRAGARREQREVAAAEARSAQAAVQGARASASDLVLLSTVDGVVSSRNVEPGEVLQAGQSAITVGQPSRPWARIYVSQFVLPHLKPGDSLTARLDGDTTRYRGRIAAIATKAEFTPRVALTEQERADLLFGVKVEFADPTARLRAGLPVTVQLPTAPRDQP; encoded by the coding sequence ATGACCGCCGTGCTGCTGGGCGTCAGTGCCAGCGCCTGCCGCTCCGCCACTTCGACCTCCACCGCTGTTGGGACCCTCGAGATGATCGAGGTCGATGTCGGACCGCTGCAGCCGGCGCGCGCGGTGCGTGTGCTGGTCAATGAAGGTGATGTGGTACGGGTCGGTGACACGCTGGCGGTGTTCTCCACCCCCACGCTGGCTGCCTCCACCGCACAGGCCGAGGCACGTGCCGACGCGGCAGGGCAGAATGCCCGTGACATTGCCCGCGGTGCCCGGCCGGAGGAGATCGCACGGGCGGAAGCAGAGTTGCGGGCTGCCGATGCCGATGCGGAGCGCACGGCCGCCGATCTGGCGCGTCTCGAACCACTGGCGGCCAGCAGTAATGTGAGTCGTGCCACCCTCGACGCGGCCCGTGCGGGAGCTCGGATGGCGGCGGCGCGACGGGACGCGGCCCGCGATGTGTTGGCGTTGCTGCGCGCCGGAGCCCGACGTGAGCAGCGTGAGGTTGCGGCCGCCGAGGCCCGCAGCGCCCAGGCCGCCGTGCAGGGAGCACGGGCATCGGCCAGTGATCTGGTGCTGCTTTCCACCGTCGACGGCGTGGTCTCCAGTCGGAACGTGGAACCGGGCGAGGTGCTCCAGGCCGGCCAGAGTGCCATCACGGTGGGGCAGCCGTCACGTCCCTGGGCTCGAATCTACGTGTCGCAATTTGTGCTGCCGCATCTCAAGCCCGGTGATTCGCTGACGGCCCGCCTCGACGGTGACACCACGCGCTACCGTGGTCGTATCGCGGCCATTGCCACCAAAGCAGAATTCACACCACGCGTGGCGCTCACCGAGCAGGAACGCGCCGACCTGCTGTTTGGTGTGAAGGTGGAATTTGCCGATCCCACGGCACGCTTGCGCGCGGGGCTGCCCGTCACCGTGCAACTCCCCACGGCACCGCGTGACCAGCCCTGA